The proteins below are encoded in one region of Campylobacter rectus:
- a CDS encoding fumarate reductase flavoprotein subunit translates to MNVKYYDALVIGGGLAGLRAAVAAGEKGLSTVVLSLIPVKRSHSAAAQGGMQASLGNSKMSEGDNEDVHFADTVKGSDWGCDQEVARMFCQTAPKAIRELAAWGVPWTRITRGERSAIINAQKTTIVEKDEVHGLIHSRDFGGTKKWRTCFTADATGHTMLFAVANEALKHNVEIHDRKEAIALIHANNRCYGAIVRDLVSGEITAYVAKGTLIATGGYGRVYKHTTNAVVCEGIGAAIALETGVAQLGNMEAVQFHPTPIVPSGILLTEGCRGDGGILRDVDGYRFMPDYEPEKKELASRDVVSRRIMEHIRAGKGVPSPYGYHVWLDISILGREHIEKNLRDVQEICEIFNGIDPADTEVYTDENGRQRGKGWAPILPMQHYSMGGIKTKPTGESPTLAGLFSAGEAACWDMHGFNRLGGNSVSETVVAGMIVGDYFADYCGSHEIEINTNDIEKFVKKEEDYLKSLVEKEGKFNVFEIKNKMKDIMWEHVAIFRTGEGLAVAVKELEELYKQSLDVKVTNKALFGNPELEEAYRVPKMLKLALCIAKGALDRTESRGAHCREDYPKRDDLNWLNRTLTSWKEGDTLPTIVYEPLDIMKMEIPPAFRGYGAKGNIIEHPDSAVRQAQVDEIRAKMEAEGKGRYEIQEALMHYELQPKYKAPNERAGIGYE, encoded by the coding sequence ATGAACGTAAAATATTATGACGCATTAGTTATCGGAGGCGGACTGGCGGGTCTTAGAGCGGCCGTCGCTGCCGGAGAAAAAGGGCTAAGCACGGTAGTTTTAAGCTTAATCCCGGTTAAACGCTCGCACTCTGCAGCTGCGCAAGGCGGTATGCAGGCCTCTTTGGGAAATTCAAAAATGAGCGAAGGCGACAACGAGGACGTACACTTTGCCGACACCGTAAAAGGTAGCGACTGGGGCTGCGATCAAGAGGTTGCTAGGATGTTTTGTCAAACGGCTCCTAAAGCGATTCGCGAGCTAGCGGCTTGGGGCGTGCCTTGGACCAGGATTACGCGAGGCGAAAGAAGCGCTATCATCAACGCTCAAAAAACGACTATCGTAGAAAAAGATGAGGTTCACGGACTCATCCACTCTCGCGACTTTGGCGGAACTAAAAAATGGAGAACCTGCTTTACGGCGGATGCTACGGGTCACACGATGCTTTTTGCCGTGGCCAACGAAGCTCTAAAGCACAACGTCGAAATCCACGACAGAAAAGAAGCTATCGCGCTAATCCACGCAAACAACCGCTGTTACGGTGCGATCGTTCGCGATCTGGTTAGCGGCGAGATCACCGCATACGTCGCAAAAGGCACGCTGATCGCCACAGGCGGCTACGGCAGGGTTTATAAACACACCACAAATGCTGTAGTTTGCGAAGGTATCGGCGCGGCCATCGCTCTTGAGACGGGAGTTGCACAACTAGGAAATATGGAAGCGGTGCAGTTTCACCCGACTCCGATCGTTCCGAGCGGTATCTTGCTAACCGAGGGTTGCCGCGGCGACGGCGGAATTTTACGCGACGTGGACGGATACCGCTTTATGCCTGACTACGAGCCTGAGAAAAAAGAACTAGCTAGCCGCGACGTCGTAAGTCGCCGCATTATGGAGCATATCCGCGCGGGTAAAGGCGTGCCTAGCCCATACGGATATCACGTTTGGCTGGATATCTCGATCCTAGGGCGCGAGCACATCGAGAAAAATTTACGTGACGTTCAAGAAATTTGCGAAATCTTTAACGGCATCGACCCAGCCGATACCGAAGTATATACCGACGAGAACGGACGACAGCGCGGTAAAGGCTGGGCGCCGATCCTACCTATGCAGCACTACTCTATGGGCGGCATCAAGACTAAGCCTACAGGCGAGAGCCCGACGCTGGCGGGCCTATTTAGCGCCGGCGAGGCTGCATGCTGGGATATGCACGGATTTAACCGCCTGGGCGGCAACTCCGTTTCGGAAACTGTCGTCGCAGGCATGATCGTGGGCGATTATTTTGCCGACTACTGCGGTAGCCACGAGATCGAGATAAATACCAACGACATCGAAAAATTCGTTAAAAAAGAGGAAGACTATCTAAAGAGCCTGGTCGAAAAAGAGGGCAAATTTAACGTATTTGAGATCAAAAACAAGATGAAAGACATTATGTGGGAGCACGTAGCGATCTTTAGAACGGGCGAAGGTCTTGCCGTGGCCGTAAAAGAGCTGGAAGAGCTTTATAAACAATCTTTAGACGTCAAAGTCACAAACAAGGCACTATTTGGCAACCCTGAGCTTGAGGAGGCCTACCGCGTACCAAAGATGCTAAAACTAGCCCTTTGTATCGCAAAAGGCGCGCTTGATCGCACTGAGAGCCGCGGAGCGCACTGCCGCGAGGACTATCCGAAACGCGACGACCTAAACTGGCTAAACAGAACCCTAACTAGCTGGAAAGAGGGCGATACGCTACCGACTATCGTGTATGAGCCGCTTGATATTATGAAAATGGAAATTCCGCCGGCATTCCGCGGATACGGAGCTAAGGGCAACATCATCGAGCACCCGGACAGCGCCGTACGCCAAGCGCAGGTCGATGAGATCCGCGCCAAAATGGAAGCCGAAGGCAAGGGCAGATACGAAATCCAAGAAGCGCTAATGCACTACGAGCTTCAGCCTAAATATAAAGCACCAAACGAAAGAGCAGGAATAGGATATGAGTAG
- a CDS encoding fumarate reductase iron-sulfur subunit — protein sequence MSRKITIKAFKYNPLSKISKPHFATYELEETDGMTLFIALNVIREKFDPELSFDFVCRAGICGSCGMLVNGTPKLACRTLTKDYPNGVIELMPLPVFKLLKDLSVDTGNWMNAMSKRVESWIHTDHETDISKLEEKVEPEVAQEVFELDRCIECGICVAACGTAIMRPDFIGAVGLNRVARFKIDALDKRTDEDFYELIGDDDGVFGCMTLLGCEDNCPKHLPLQSRIAYMRRKMAVIK from the coding sequence ATGAGTAGAAAAATAACCATAAAAGCATTTAAATATAATCCGTTAAGCAAAATTTCAAAGCCGCATTTTGCGACCTACGAGCTAGAAGAAACCGACGGCATGACGCTGTTTATCGCGCTTAACGTGATTAGGGAAAAATTTGATCCCGAACTAAGTTTTGACTTCGTTTGCCGAGCCGGTATCTGCGGTAGCTGCGGTATGCTAGTTAATGGTACGCCAAAGCTTGCTTGCCGCACGCTAACCAAAGACTATCCAAACGGCGTGATCGAGCTTATGCCTTTGCCGGTATTTAAGCTTTTAAAAGACCTAAGCGTAGATACGGGCAACTGGATGAATGCGATGAGTAAGCGCGTGGAGAGCTGGATACACACCGATCACGAGACCGATATCTCTAAGCTCGAGGAAAAAGTCGAACCTGAAGTGGCGCAGGAAGTATTTGAGCTCGACCGCTGCATCGAGTGCGGTATCTGCGTAGCTGCGTGCGGTACGGCTATCATGAGGCCTGATTTCATCGGTGCGGTCGGACTTAACCGCGTGGCTAGATTTAAAATCGACGCGCTAGACAAACGAACCGATGAGGACTTTTACGAGCTTATCGGCGATGATGACGGAGTGTTTGGCTGTATGACTTTGCTAGGCTGCGAGGATAACTGCCCTAAACACCTGCCGCTGCAAAGCAGGATCGCGTATATGAGACGCAAAATGGCTGTAATAAAATAA
- a CDS encoding Hpt domain-containing protein → MGILRSLEIDYSYDIVEEFLSHYALMCELMEPLIIGLTRADRYSGNIDELFRIFHNIKSAAGFMKLNPILKLTTLAEEICGEARGLKGPANDDFVDWLLLVSDQFDRYKNDIENDADFFGVLDANIVKIPQKLDV, encoded by the coding sequence ATGGGAATACTAAGAAGCCTCGAGATAGACTATTCTTACGACATCGTAGAGGAGTTTTTATCACATTACGCCCTTATGTGCGAACTAATGGAGCCTCTCATCATCGGGCTAACCAGAGCTGATAGATATAGCGGCAACATCGACGAGCTCTTTAGAATTTTTCATAATATTAAATCTGCCGCGGGCTTTATGAAGCTCAATCCTATATTAAAATTAACGACTCTGGCGGAGGAAATTTGCGGCGAAGCGAGGGGGCTGAAAGGTCCTGCAAACGACGACTTCGTAGATTGGCTACTTTTGGTGAGTGATCAGTTTGACAGATATAAAAACGATATCGAAAACGATGCGGATTTTTTCGGAGTTTTGGACGCAAATATCGTGAAAATCCCTCAGAAGCTCGACGTTTGA
- the panB gene encoding 3-methyl-2-oxobutanoate hydroxymethyltransferase yields the protein MPTSDKRVTVYDIINKKGVRPIVMITAYDALFARLFDDYVDIILVGDSLNMSFNGKKDTLSLKMSDALYHVKAVLQGAKRAFVVADMPFGSYQDERSALKNATKFIKAGADAVKFEGGLKAAPIVKRLVGEGINVMAHIGLMPQFVRNEGGYKVKGRSEADEARLIEEAQALEHAGAFSAVVEGTLSPVAAKVAKSVQMPIIGIGAGADVDGQVLVWSDMLGFFDEFKPKFVKRYLDGANLVRTAVEAYAREVREKTFPSNEFEYKI from the coding sequence ATGCCGACAAGTGATAAAAGAGTTACGGTTTATGATATAATTAATAAAAAAGGCGTCCGGCCTATCGTTATGATTACGGCTTATGACGCTCTTTTCGCACGGCTTTTTGACGACTACGTCGATATTATCTTGGTGGGTGACAGCCTAAATATGAGCTTTAACGGTAAAAAAGACACCCTTAGCCTAAAAATGAGCGACGCGCTTTATCACGTAAAGGCCGTTTTGCAGGGTGCAAAGCGCGCTTTTGTCGTGGCGGATATGCCCTTTGGCAGCTATCAGGACGAAAGATCCGCACTAAAAAATGCGACGAAATTTATCAAAGCGGGCGCGGACGCGGTCAAATTTGAAGGCGGTCTAAAAGCCGCTCCTATCGTAAAAAGGCTCGTGGGCGAGGGCATAAACGTGATGGCTCACATCGGGCTCATGCCTCAGTTTGTGCGAAACGAGGGCGGCTACAAGGTAAAGGGACGCAGCGAGGCTGATGAAGCGCGCCTCATTGAAGAGGCGCAGGCGCTCGAGCACGCGGGAGCGTTTTCGGCTGTGGTCGAGGGCACGCTAAGTCCGGTTGCGGCAAAGGTCGCAAAGAGCGTGCAAATGCCTATTATCGGTATCGGCGCGGGTGCCGACGTAGACGGACAGGTGCTCGTGTGGAGCGATATGCTCGGGTTTTTTGACGAGTTTAAACCAAAATTCGTCAAGCGCTACCTTGACGGCGCAAATTTAGTACGAACGGCGGTTGAAGCTTATGCTCGCGAGGTTAGAGAAAAGACGTTTCCAAGCAATGAGTTCGAGTATAAAATTTAG
- a CDS encoding tetratricopeptide repeat protein, producing the protein MKILLVLAAFFGALMASNPHFGLGVDSLGEQNEQTQNEKRFSKREDAARQAIENADYDAAYVILSPLCEEGDAMSCAALGSMHFSGLGTEKDYEKAELFFEKSCGLGSGTGCFDLALLNVKEIFGAKDENKIFSLYEKGCELGSEAACNNLGLIYESRNDLKKSINLYAKACRKFDGAGCYNYGRMMHDGLGTERDFASARKAFDTSCYMKNALGCYALGYVYEHAQGVEFAVYDAYDGYSRACKLGNDDGCRALGFENYENNVEIYERLESLAEGCKFGNDSDCKLLKARIAEF; encoded by the coding sequence TTGAAAATTTTATTGGTTTTAGCGGCGTTTTTTGGTGCGCTAATGGCCTCAAATCCGCATTTTGGGCTAGGAGTCGATAGTCTTGGCGAGCAAAATGAGCAAACGCAGAATGAGAAGCGATTTTCTAAGCGCGAGGATGCCGCGAGACAGGCTATCGAAAACGCCGATTATGACGCAGCTTACGTGATTTTATCGCCGCTTTGCGAGGAGGGCGACGCGATGAGCTGCGCGGCGCTGGGTAGCATGCATTTTAGCGGGCTTGGGACCGAGAAAGATTACGAAAAAGCCGAGCTTTTCTTTGAAAAATCGTGTGGGCTTGGAAGCGGCACGGGTTGCTTTGACCTGGCGCTTTTAAACGTCAAGGAAATTTTCGGCGCCAAAGATGAAAATAAAATATTTAGCCTCTACGAAAAGGGCTGCGAGCTGGGCTCTGAAGCGGCTTGCAACAACCTCGGTCTCATCTACGAATCGCGAAACGATCTCAAAAAATCCATAAATTTATATGCCAAAGCGTGCAGGAAATTTGACGGCGCGGGCTGCTACAACTATGGCAGGATGATGCACGACGGGCTGGGCACGGAGCGTGACTTCGCAAGCGCTCGCAAGGCCTTTGACACCTCGTGCTATATGAAAAACGCGCTTGGCTGCTATGCCCTTGGTTACGTTTATGAGCACGCTCAGGGCGTAGAGTTTGCGGTTTATGACGCCTACGACGGCTATTCGCGCGCTTGTAAGCTCGGCAACGACGACGGCTGCAGGGCGCTTGGCTTTGAAAACTATGAAAACAACGTCGAAATTTATGAAAGATTAGAGTCTCTGGCAGAGGGTTGCAAGTTTGGCAACGATAGCGACTGCAAGCTTTTAAAGGCGAGGATAGCGGAGTTTTGA
- the ruvB gene encoding Holliday junction branch migration DNA helicase RuvB yields the protein MDRIVEIEKISFENDFEVSLRPTRFEDYIGQEKIKQNLGVFIKAAKKRGECLDHVLFYGPPGLGKTTLAHIIANEMGVSIKMTAAPMIEKSGDLAAVLTNLQEGDVLFIDEIHRLSPAIEEVLYPAMEDFRLDIIIGSGPAAQTIKIDLPKFTLIGATTRAGMISAPLRDRFGMDFRLQFYTREELARIVQIASVKLGKECEKAAALEVAARSRATPRIALRLLKRIRDFAEVNDEEIISQPRAKEALDALGVNDIGFDEMDIKYLEILLAAKRRPMGLSTIAAALSEDEGTVEDVIEPYLLANGYIERTAKGRLASAKAYEVFKLKFDGDTQKGLFEE from the coding sequence ATGGATAGAATAGTCGAAATAGAAAAAATAAGCTTCGAGAACGATTTTGAGGTGTCGCTGCGCCCTACGCGCTTTGAGGACTACATCGGACAAGAAAAGATCAAGCAAAATTTAGGAGTCTTTATAAAGGCTGCTAAAAAGCGCGGCGAGTGCCTAGACCACGTGCTTTTCTACGGGCCGCCGGGCCTTGGTAAGACGACGCTGGCGCACATTATCGCAAACGAAATGGGCGTGAGCATCAAGATGACGGCCGCGCCTATGATAGAAAAAAGCGGCGATCTAGCTGCAGTGCTGACAAACCTCCAAGAGGGCGACGTGCTGTTTATCGACGAGATACACCGCTTGAGTCCCGCGATCGAGGAGGTGCTGTATCCGGCGATGGAGGACTTTCGCCTAGATATCATCATCGGCTCCGGACCTGCGGCGCAAACCATCAAGATCGACCTGCCTAAATTTACGCTGATCGGCGCTACGACGCGCGCGGGTATGATTTCAGCACCCCTGCGAGATAGGTTCGGGATGGATTTTAGGCTGCAGTTTTATACCAGAGAGGAGCTAGCTCGTATCGTGCAGATCGCCTCGGTAAAGCTTGGCAAAGAGTGCGAAAAAGCCGCCGCTCTCGAGGTCGCCGCTCGCTCGCGCGCTACGCCCAGGATCGCGCTGCGGCTGCTAAAGCGCATACGAGACTTCGCCGAGGTAAATGACGAAGAGATCATCTCGCAACCTCGCGCCAAAGAGGCTCTGGACGCGCTTGGCGTAAACGATATCGGCTTTGACGAGATGGATATCAAGTACCTAGAAATCCTTCTCGCCGCTAAACGCCGCCCGATGGGTCTAAGCACGATCGCGGCGGCTCTAAGCGAGGACGAGGGCACGGTCGAGGACGTGATCGAGCCCTATCTGCTCGCTAACGGCTACATCGAGCGCACGGCAAAGGGCAGGCTCGCTAGCGCAAAAGCCTACGAGGTGTTTAAGCTTAAATTTGACGGGGATACGCAAAAGGGGCTGTTTGAGGAGTGA
- a CDS encoding ClbS/DfsB family four-helix bundle protein: MSRPTTKNDLMTAAEQNYEKLNLLISKMSEEELNTPFDFSKDEKKKEAHWRRDKNLKDILIHLYEWHRLVLNWVNFNQKGEEKPFLPEPYNWKTYRDMNVEFWKKHRKTSLEEAAKMLHKSHKDILELAETFTNEELFSKDVYKWVGGSTLGSYFVSAASSHYDWAMKKLKAHQKNCKSK; encoded by the coding sequence ATGTCAAGACCGACTACAAAAAATGATTTAATGACTGCCGCCGAGCAAAACTATGAGAAGTTAAATTTACTCATTTCAAAGATGAGCGAAGAGGAGTTAAATACGCCATTTGATTTCTCAAAGGATGAAAAGAAAAAAGAGGCTCATTGGAGAAGAGATAAGAATTTAAAAGATATTTTAATCCATCTCTACGAATGGCATAGGCTTGTTTTGAATTGGGTAAATTTCAACCAAAAGGGAGAAGAAAAACCATTTTTGCCCGAACCGTATAACTGGAAAACTTATAGAGATATGAATGTCGAATTTTGGAAGAAGCACCGAAAGACTTCCCTTGAAGAAGCGGCTAAAATGCTTCATAAATCGCATAAAGATATTTTAGAGTTAGCCGAAACATTTACAAACGAAGAGCTGTTTTCAAAAGATGTATATAAATGGGTCGGGGGCAGCACGCTTGGATCATACTTCGTAAGCGCTGCTTCGAGCCATTATGACTGGGCGATGAAAAAGCTTAAGGCTCATCAGAAAAATTGCAAGTCAAAATAG
- a CDS encoding AI-2E family transporter, with the protein MNNRVFFGIFALCALALVAYLFKPFLLNIFIAALLAVATSNINVKFLQLTKGKKTLSAALTTIVLFSLFIAPFLYAVIEIARNAASFNTSYVTNTLDYFQSGNFQLPEPIKFMEPKIKEIIADIDVKAISANIIANLAGIGKSSVNFLIDMVFILVFFFFAILYGSELAGYLKSALPMKESESEFILSEVVNVMSVVLYSIVLNAILQGCLFAIIMISYGYNGFLMGIIFAFTSLIPVVGGLLAWGPISLYEFANGNTAAAVVIAVYTVVVISIVADTFLKPIVIKFINDRLVKIPAKINELLIFFSMIAGISTFGFWGLILGPAIVTFFISTIKLYTLLKERSVV; encoded by the coding sequence ATGAATAATCGAGTGTTTTTCGGCATCTTCGCTCTTTGCGCTCTGGCGCTGGTTGCGTATCTGTTTAAGCCGTTTTTGCTAAATATCTTCATCGCTGCCTTGCTCGCGGTCGCCACCTCAAATATAAACGTTAAATTTTTGCAGCTGACAAAGGGCAAAAAGACGCTCTCGGCCGCGCTTACGACAATTGTGCTGTTTTCGCTGTTTATCGCGCCTTTTTTGTATGCCGTGATCGAGATCGCCAGAAATGCCGCGAGCTTTAACACGAGCTATGTGACAAACACGCTTGATTACTTTCAAAGCGGGAATTTTCAGCTGCCCGAACCCATCAAATTTATGGAACCGAAAATCAAAGAGATCATCGCCGATATCGATGTCAAAGCGATCTCGGCGAATATCATCGCAAATTTGGCGGGCATCGGCAAATCAAGCGTAAATTTCTTAATCGATATGGTCTTTATCCTCGTGTTTTTCTTTTTTGCGATACTTTACGGCAGCGAGCTCGCGGGCTACCTAAAAAGCGCGCTTCCGATGAAGGAGAGCGAGAGCGAGTTTATCCTTAGCGAAGTGGTAAACGTTATGAGCGTCGTGCTCTACTCCATCGTTTTAAACGCGATTTTGCAGGGCTGCTTATTTGCCATTATTATGATTTCTTACGGCTACAACGGCTTTTTGATGGGTATTATTTTCGCCTTTACTTCGCTCATTCCCGTAGTCGGAGGTTTGCTCGCGTGGGGGCCGATCAGCCTTTACGAGTTTGCCAACGGCAACACCGCGGCCGCCGTCGTCATCGCCGTATATACGGTGGTCGTGATCTCTATCGTCGCCGATACCTTTTTAAAGCCGATCGTGATTAAATTTATCAACGACCGCCTCGTAAAAATTCCCGCTAAAATCAACGAGCTTTTGATATTTTTCTCGATGATAGCGGGCATCTCGACATTCGGCTTTTGGGGGCTTATTTTGGGACCTGCTATCGTGACGTTTTTTATCTCGACGATCAAGCTTTATACATTGCTTAAAGAGCGTTCGGTCGTATAA
- a CDS encoding OprD family outer membrane porin, producing MKLAKLSLAAVLAMGFLSSASAADTLAQAFLDGKLSGKIQTTYADQKDERTAIRDEEITSVQFELGYVTDPFYGFRLGVTGQGNFLPFNSLRKRGTLYDKEWRMQGVVMSEAYLGYAIGQTDIKFGRQYVNTPLVAGNPTRAFKEAFEGLTIVNKDIPNTTMIGGWYYKFQGRSATVSGGKEGRAPQFKDKVVVGGMGPVAHEFDNIFTGAVINQSIPGLKLTGAYARVTDLRLGALQGDINFYLAEANYKIPVGDFKLGFDAMYKGSRTTDRLENLNYDGNMIGLRAGIYDFVGFSASYAYTTVSDNDALAFGLGNGPGSYTLLPIRGPFVFTGYAGMDVHKFLFSYDFKEVGADGLKAALHLVKGKQDAPHRNAGLTVAKTRMNVQGWGANLSYNIPWVKGLSAGVTYVELERKNFNARGRVKKTDNNELWLQLGYKFDLLN from the coding sequence ATGAAATTAGCGAAATTAAGTTTAGCCGCCGTTTTGGCTATGGGCTTTTTAAGCTCGGCAAGCGCGGCAGACACTCTTGCTCAGGCCTTTTTGGACGGCAAACTATCGGGTAAGATCCAAACTACCTATGCCGATCAAAAGGACGAACGCACGGCGATACGCGACGAAGAGATCACTAGCGTGCAGTTTGAACTGGGCTATGTTACCGATCCTTTTTACGGTTTTAGGCTCGGCGTGACGGGACAAGGGAACTTTCTGCCTTTTAACAGTCTGAGAAAAAGAGGCACTCTATACGACAAAGAGTGGAGAATGCAAGGCGTCGTAATGTCCGAGGCGTATCTAGGCTACGCTATAGGTCAGACGGATATCAAATTCGGCCGTCAATACGTAAATACTCCGCTAGTAGCGGGCAATCCGACGCGCGCGTTTAAAGAAGCTTTCGAGGGTCTAACGATCGTAAATAAAGACATCCCGAACACCACGATGATCGGCGGCTGGTATTATAAATTTCAAGGCAGAAGCGCCACCGTCTCGGGCGGCAAAGAAGGGCGCGCTCCGCAATTTAAAGACAAGGTCGTCGTAGGCGGTATGGGACCGGTAGCGCACGAATTTGACAATATCTTTACCGGTGCGGTCATAAACCAAAGCATCCCGGGACTAAAGCTAACCGGCGCATACGCTAGAGTGACCGATCTTAGGCTCGGCGCTTTGCAGGGTGATATCAACTTTTATCTAGCGGAGGCGAACTACAAGATCCCGGTCGGCGACTTTAAACTGGGCTTTGACGCTATGTATAAGGGTTCTCGCACTACGGACAGGCTTGAGAATCTAAACTACGACGGAAATATGATCGGTCTGCGAGCCGGGATTTACGATTTCGTAGGCTTTAGCGCGTCTTATGCCTACACGACCGTCAGCGATAACGATGCTTTGGCATTCGGTCTAGGCAACGGTCCGGGCTCATACACGCTGCTTCCTATCCGCGGACCTTTCGTTTTTACGGGGTATGCAGGTATGGATGTGCATAAATTTCTCTTTAGTTACGACTTTAAAGAAGTCGGTGCGGACGGACTAAAAGCCGCTCTCCACCTAGTCAAAGGCAAGCAAGACGCTCCGCATCGCAATGCAGGCCTGACTGTGGCGAAAACCCGTATGAACGTCCAAGGTTGGGGCGCAAACCTAAGCTACAACATACCGTGGGTCAAGGGACTAAGCGCCGGCGTGACCTACGTAGAGCTCGAAAGAAAGAACTTTAACGCCAGAGGCAGAGTCAAAAAGACCGACAACAACGAGCTTTGGCTACAGCTAGGATATAAATTCGACCTTCTAAACTAA